One Maniola hyperantus chromosome 17, iAphHyp1.2, whole genome shotgun sequence DNA window includes the following coding sequences:
- the LOC117989914 gene encoding uncharacterized protein — MAINSHEKLGAKIGPAIKSSCSKSSNQSLRGLLKIDYSADGSISSSDYDKSMSKKNLSPYLAEDRVQMLSRITEKRLVRKKTTDFTSSYPLAINIYKASSDEFKALKKSKKVKKSVLTLPNEPAPLPQACTVSDMNDSEYFDGMKHERTSRPKKRRTQTNRRPRMNKAMEVFDRDAEYCSRLNIDLDNSSTEMINQLTGDGKKKISIKCRNNKPKESDIKAHDVWAMLRNMNRFPFRTSPPLSDDSIASNKRNTYNKHRNSRMDTKFIETCTTEEFTFFSNSVNKSAHNSQSSIDRVTVIDKQNEYQELCEEKVIKNKIPPKIRTHQKNKNKKLNVKAKEPCGKVISDGGDSDKFFHHNDVNLKQRNEFSKSLRNKAHGQENKYMLPYDASNHTKVSIYNRRNNISRKDSKEFNVSEDHLTSDSCNVIKDQTTSKKISSCDLQGPINGITKVVLSKGSNIVLTKKDDNPKRKPCLVTTTPNAALYSKLIQPEIKRLKSPLVILAKDRLTADSFQIKNYEPPKFTGLDEHIMSPFMQNWQTKGSKAFQNSNVEFNSVYEKASQDIKGDYVRWKNNDMKINEGKKYFPLKDKIAVQPILIPNAKTNANNKAQKTMAQFKEIIGSNRNKCIPKEYVKRTEVYNNSLVNNTNTQCNLVLSNEQNGIITKNEKMLKYKVSSNIKQPCGKGSWASEFIDNVIKKLKSGVYYNQDDKDMSRNHCCKTKEESVQTEINFAKHDCHSEEFNSVYGKASQGIKGNYVLCKNDDIKIDKGKKYFLSPNAKNINNKAQKTMAQFKEIIDCNCKKCIPKEFRKRTVVYNNPLDNNTNTQSNIVSSNKQHEIFNKKEKMLKYKVSSNMKQPSAKGSWASDIIDNVIKKLKSGAYYNQDEKDISRNHYCSFDNRVSDLKIESINKNQIAIKHCITNIIVQFDVVTPSQIDPMLQVTQSSISCLPMSVTESDTRIFKSQITIVNAMLPAELCSILPKMMKKITDSKVVIPKIVHKADCHLSPIVELTRYESGDSIKRLIPAQIETSPKIRSLGQGNFSNNVSTTANKTSDKTKIGQDYCEELYSLNIADYLPKYINANLLFSCQIDPMALLVFESRQSIETVPETHLAQQKITSCMELKPYLPSNDQIIPVFTKFYFIDIAARILSNQNFSIQLTIPIVDQLNDLYYKNNVNTISIGLNTYKNKGFCIISDATVDSLYNDFQGRLKDSNPISSILKLDQKYQISDKINEYTDRSQINKFGKFQSSVEYCVTNSKIKKRSFVKLSKKCKSMSSMISNERSSTALEKITNLDDFFLALGSAKTLTSVFDRTAERKILTSIKDMKSWINDITPRQALLVLLLANKKDTSNLVRYRSVILQGIAVKRITRASELDMEIEVIERENLNTFSQYEGISYLPASVENQDSLLEELNWIAKTTASDYQKPFDESSERLLKSLLEKRKKLNPSYLRVMARYVGLGLVKSPK; from the exons ATGGCGATCAATTCTCATGAAAAACTGGGTGCTAAAATTGGACCAGCAATAAAGTCATCATGTTCAAAATCTTCGAACCAGAGTTTACGCGGCTTATTGAAAATTGATTACTCGGCAGATGGCAGCATTTCGAGTAGTGACTATGATAAATCAATGAGTAAAAAGAATCTGTCTCCTTATCTTGCAGAAGATAGGGTGCAAATGCTCTCAAGAATAACTGAAAAGAGACTCGTGCGTAAAAAAACAACTGATTTTACCTCCTCTTATCCATTGGCTATTAACATCTATAAAGCTAGTTCTGACGAGTTTAAGGCTTTGAAGAAAAGTAAAAAAGTAAAGAAATCAGTATTGACGCTACCGAATGAACCAGCGCCGTTGCCTCAAGCGTGTACCGTTAGCGATATGAATGATTCAGAGTATTTCGATGGCATGAAACATGAAAGAACATCACGACCCAAAAAGAGAAGAACACAGACTAATAGGAGACCGCGTATGAATAAGGCAATGGAAGTGTTTGATAGAGATGCAGAATACTGTTCACGCCTTAATATCGATTTAGATAATAGTTCAACAGAAATGATCAATCAACTTACGGGTGATGGAAAGAAAAAGATATCCATAAAATGCCGAAATAATAAACCAAAGGAGTCTGATATAAAAGCGCATGATGTTTGGGCCATGCTGAGAAATATGAATCGATTTCCATTTAGAACGTCCCCTCCCCTGTCTGACGATAGTATAGCTTCAAATAAAAGAAACACATACAATAAACATCGAAATAGTCGAATGGACACAAA ATTTATTGAAACATGTACAACTGAAGAATTTACCTTTTTTTCCAACTCTGTCAATAAGTCAGCACATAATTCACAATCAAGCATAGATCGTGTCACAGTTATTGATAAGCAAAATGAATATCAAGAGCTTTGCGaagaaaaagttattaaaaataaaattccccCCAAAATAAGAACccatcaaaaaaataaaaataaaaaattgaatgtAAAAGCAAAAGAACCATGTGGTAAAGTAATAAGTGATGGAGGTGATAGCGACAAATTCTTTCATCATAACGATGTAAATCTAAAGCAAAGGAACGAATTCTCTAAAAGTCTCCGAAATAAAGCACATGGCcaagaaaataaatatatgctCCCATATGATGCTAGCAATCATACAAAGGTGAGTATTTATAATCGCCGAAATAATATATCTAGAAAAGACAGTAAAGAGTTTAATGTAAGTGAAGATCACTTGACTTCGGATTCTTGTAACGTCATAAAAGATCAAACTACATCCAAGAAAATTAGTTCTTGTGATTTACAAGGTCCTATAAATGGTATAACAAAAGTTGTATTAAGTAAAGGTTCAAATattgttttaacaaaaaaagaTGATAATCCAAAAAGGAAACCATGTTTAGTAACTACTACGCCAAACGCAGCCTTATATTCAAAATTGATTCAACCTGAGATAAAACGTCTTAAGTCCCCTTTAGTTATTTTAGCAAAAGACCGGCTTACTGCTGAttcgtttcaaataaaaaactatgaaCCACCGAAGTTTACAGGGTTAGATGAGCATATTATGTCGCCTTTCATGCAAAATTGGCAAACGAAAGGTAGTAAAGCATTTCAAAATTCTAATGTAGAATTCAATTCTGTGTATGAAAAAGCTTCCCAAGACATAAAAGGTGACTATGTTCGATGGAAAAACAATGATATGAAAATCAATgaaggaaaaaaatattttccactaAAAGACAAAATTGCAGTTCAGCCCATTCTTATTCCTAACGCAAAGACAAACGCAAATAACAAAGCTCAAAAGACAATGGCCcagtttaaagaaataattggtAGCAATCGTAATAAATGCATTCCGAAGGAATATGTGAAACGAACAGAGGTTTATAATAATTCTTTAGTTAACAATACAAATACTCAATGTAATTTAGTTTTATCAAACGAGCAAAACGGAATTATTACTAAGAATGAGAAAATGCTAAAATATAAAGTGTCGTCTAATATAAAACAGCCATGCGGTAAGGGCAGTTGGGCTAGTGAATTCATTGATAATGTTATCAAGAAACTCAAGAGTGGTGTTTATTATAACCAAGATGACAAGGACATGTCTAGAAATCATTGTtgca AAACAAAAGAAGAGTCCGTACAAACAGAAATAAATTTTGCCAAACATGATTGCCATTCTGAAGAATTCAATTCTGTTTATGGAAAAGCTTCCCAAGGCATAAAAGGCAATTATGTTTTGTGTAAAAACGATGACATCAAAATCGACAAaggcaaaaaatattttcttagtccTAACGCAAAGAATATTAATAACAAAGCTCAAAAGACAATGGCCCAGTTTAAAGAAATAATCGATTGCAATTGTAAGAAATGCATTCCAAAGGAATTTAGAAAACGGACAGTGGTTTATAATAATCCTTTAGATAACAATACAAATACTCAAAGTAACATAGTTTCTTCAAACAAGCAACACgaaatttttaataagaaaGAGAAAATGCTAAAGTATAAAGTTTCATCTAATATGAAACAGCCAAGTGCTAAAGGCAGTTGGGCTAGTGATATCATTGATAATGTTATCAAGAAGCTTAAGAGTGGTGCCTATTATAACCAAGACGAAAAAGACATTTCTAGAAACCATTACTGCA GTTTTGACAACCGGGTTTcggatttgaaaattgaatcgaTTAACAAAAATCAAATTGCAATTAAACATTGCATCACCAACATTATCGTGCAGTTTGACGTTGTTACGCCGTCTCAAATAGATCCCATGCTGCAGGTTACGCAATCATCCATTTCTTGTTTACCGATGTCGGTTACTGAAAGTGATACACGGATATTTAAATCACAAATAACTATTGTGAATGCTATGCTCCCTGCTGAGCTTTGCAGTATTTTACCAAAgatgatgaaaaaaataacTGATAGTAAAGTAGTCATCCCGAAAATTGTTCATAAAGCTGATTGCCACTTATCTCCTATAGTTGAATTAACTCGATATGAAAGCGGTGATTCAATCAAACGGTTAATTCCAGCTCAAATTGAAACATCACCTAAAATAAGAAGTCTCGGACAAgggaatttttcaaataatgtATCAACAACAgctaataaaacatctgataagACAAAAATAGGTCAAGATTATTGCGAAGAATTGTATTCGCTGAATATAGCAGATTATTTGCCAAAATATATTAATGCAAACCTATTGTTTAGTTGCCAAATAGATCCGATGGCATTACTTGTTTTTGAATCAAGACAATCAATCGAAACAGTACCAGAAACCCACTTAGCACAACAAAAGATAACTAGTTGTATGGAATTAAAACCATACTTGCCATCTAACGATCAAATTATTCCTGTTTTTACTAAATTTTACTTTATTGATATAGCAGCTCGTATACTAAGCAATCAAAACTTTAGTATTCAACTTACTATTCCAATAGTAGATCAGTTAAATGATTTATACTACAAGAATAACGTAAATACTATAAGCATAGGTCTAAATACTTATAAGAATAAAGGGTTCTGTATCATATCTGATGCAACGGTTGATTCTCTTTACAATGATTTTCAAGGACGTTTAAAAGATAGTAATccaatatcaagtattttaaaactCGACCAGAAATACCAAATTAGTGATAAAATCAACGAGTACACTGAtcgttcacaaataaataaatttggaaAATTTCAAAGCAGCGTTGAATATTGTGTTACAAATAGCAAAATAAAGAAAAGGTCTTTTGTTAAGCTAAGCAAAAAATGTAAATCTATGTCAAGTATGATATCTAATGAAAGATCAAGCACTGCGTTGGAAAAGATTACGAATTTAGACGACTTTTTTCTCGCTTTAGGCTCAGCGAAAACATTGACTAGTGTTTTTGATAGAACTGCCGAGAGAAAGATTCTAACGTCAATAAAAGAC ATGAAAAGTTGGATAAATGACATTACACCGAGACAAGCTCTTTTAGTCCTGCTTTTAGCAAATAAAAAGGATACTTCGAATTTGGTGCGGTACCGATCTGTTATTCTTCAAGGGATCGCCGTCAAAAGAATCACGCGTGCCTCGGAACTTGATATGGAAATAGAGGTTATCGAGAGAGAAAATCTAAATACTTTTTCTCAG tATGAAGGAATTTCTTATTTGCCAGCATCCGTCGAAAATCAAGATAGTCTTTTGGAAGAATTAAATTGGATTGCGAAAACAACC GCTTCCGACTATCAAAAGCCTTTCGACGAATCGTCAGAACGACTGTTAAAATCTCTATTGGAAAAGAGGAAAAAGTTGAACCCATCCTATCTTCGCGTAATGGCGCGATATGTCGGACTTGGTTTGGTGAAATCGCCTAAATAA
- the RpS6 gene encoding small ribosomal subunit protein eS6 — protein MKLNVSYPATGCQKLVEVVDEHKLRIFYEKRMGAEVEADQLGDEWKGYILRVAGGNDKQGFPMKQGVLTNSRVRLLMSKGHSCYRPRRDGERKRKSVRGCIVDANLSVLALVIVRKGAQEIPGLTDGNVPRRLGPKRASKIRKLFNLSKQDDVRRYVVKRLLPAKEGKENAKPRYKAPKIQRLVTPVVLQRRRHRLALKKKRLAKRKSSEAEYAKLLAQRKKESKVRRQEELKRRRSASIRDSKSSITSAPQK, from the exons ATGAAG CTGAACGTCTCCTACCCGGCAACGGGATGTCAGAAGTTAGTGGAAGTAGTGGACGAGCATAAGCTCCGTATCTTCTATGAGAAGCGCATGGGCGCTGAAGTGGAGGCAGACCAGCTAGGAGATGAATGGAAGGGTTACATCCTTCGTGTAGCCGGTGGCAACGACAAGCAGGGCTTCCCGATGAAACAGGGTGTCCTCACCAACA GTCGTGTTCGTTTGTTGATGTCAAAGGGTCACTCTTGCTACAGACCACGTCGCGACGGTGAAAGGAAAAGGAAATCAGTCCGTGGATGCATAGTAGATGCTAACTTATCTGTGCTGGCCCTCGTTATTGTCCGCAAAGGAGCCCAG GAAATTCCCGGCCTTACCGACGGCAACGTGCCCCGTCGTCTAGGACCCAAGAGAGCGTCCAAGATTCGCAAGTTGTTCAACCTGAGCAAACAGGACGATGTCCGCCGCTACGTTGTCAAACGTCTGCTTCCCGCTAAGGAGGGAAAGGAGAATGCTAAACCCAGATACAAG GCCCCCAAAATCCAGAGATTAGTAACCCCCGTGGTGCTGCAGCGCAGGCGCCACCGCCTGGCGCTGAAGAAGAAGCGTCTCGCCAAGCGCAAGTCCTCTGAGGCGGAATACGCCAAACTGCTCGCGCAGAGAAAGAAGGAATCCAAG GTGCGTCGCCAAGAAGAACTCAAACGCAGGCGTTCAGCTTCAATCCGGGATTCCAAGAGCTCGATCACGAGTGCGCCGCAAAAGTGA
- the betaggt-I gene encoding geranylgeranyl transferase type-1 subunit beta produces the protein MMNNEENKILAHRQHVKYFMRFLNVLPSSLSSHDTTRVTIAYFSVSGLDVLGSISSISIEQQSRIIEWIYRLQVHPNKENGDMSACGFQGSSTVNIPFDSEENHYRCGHLAMTYTGLCILLTLGDDLSRVNRKALVEGVKALQTEEGNFSATLSGCESDMRFVYCAACISYILKDWSGFNIKRATDYIIKSIGYDYGIAQCPELESHGGTTFCALATLSLTNQLDKLTVEQIEGLKRWLLYRQIDGFQGRPNKPVDTCYSFWVGASLKMLDALHLSNFPNNRSYIYETQDCVVGGFSKWPDTCTDPMHTYLGLAGLSLIGENGLLEIVPTLNITKRAHDHLKTLHEKWASES, from the exons atgatgaacaacgaagaaaataaaattttggctCACAGACAGCatgttaaatattttatgagatttttaaatgtgttaccATCTTCACTCTCATCTCATGATACAACCAG GGTGACCATAGCTTATTTCTCAGTATCAGGACTAGATGTCCTGGGATCAATTTCTTCCATATCAATAGAGCAGCAGTCTAGAATAATTGAATGGATATACAGACTACAGGTTCATCCAAATAAAGAAA ATGGCGACATGTCAGCTTGCGGCTTCCAGGGCTCGTCGACAGTGAATATACCTTTTGACTCTGAAGAGAACCACTACCGCTGCGGTCACTTGGCTATGACGTACACGGGGTTGTGTATTCTTTTGACACTTGGCGATGATCTATCTAGGGTTAATAGGAAAGCTTTAGTAGAAG gTGTAAAAGCACTACAAACTGAGGAAGGAAACTTCTCAGCGACGCTATCGGGGTGCGAATCAGATATGCGTTTCGTTTACTGCGCCGCCTGCATTAGCTACATACTCAAAGATTGGtccggattcaatatcaaaCGAGCTACCGATTACATTATCAAATCTATA GGTTACGATTACGGAATAGCGCAGTGTCCAGAACTGGAATCACATGGCGGTACTACTTTCTGTGCACTGGCAACCCTGAGTTTAACCAACCAATTAGACAAATTAACTGTTGAACAGATAGAAGGGTTAAAACGGTGGCTTCtttacagacagatagacggttTTCAAGGCCGGCCTAATAAACCTGTGGATACATGCTACAGTTTTTGGGTCGGAGCGTCTCTGAAAATGCTCGATGCCTTACACTTATCTAATTTCCCAAACAATAGAAGCTACATTTACGAAACTCAGGATTGCGTGGTGGGAGGGTTCTCAAAATGGCCGGACACTTGCACAGACCCAATGCACACTTATTTAGGCTTAGCTGGACTTAGTTTAATAGGCGAGAACGGTTTACTCGAAATCGTGCCAACTTTGAACATAACCAAACGAGCGCACGATCATTTGAAAACGTTGCACGAAAAATGGGCGAGCGAGTCGTAG